The Juglans microcarpa x Juglans regia isolate MS1-56 chromosome 8S, Jm3101_v1.0, whole genome shotgun sequence genome has a window encoding:
- the LOC121244647 gene encoding 17.1 kDa class II heat shock protein-like produces the protein MMDLADDTEKSSFNTPTCTYMRNAKAMATTPADVKEYPSSYVFIIDMPELKSGDIKVQVKEDNVLVISGERRWEEEKEGAKYVRMERRVGNFMRKFVLPENANTYAISVVC, from the coding sequence ATGATGGACCTGGCCGATGACACCGAAAAGTCGTCCTTCAACACTCCTACATGCACCTACATGCGCAACGCCAAGGCCATGGCTACCACTCCAGCCGATGTCAAGGAGTACCCAAGCTCCTACGTGTTCATCATTGACATGCCGGAGCTCAAGTCCGGGGATATCAAGGTCCAGGTAAAGGAAGACAATGTGCTCGTGATAAGCGGCGAGAGGAGATGGGAGGAGGAAAAAGAGGGAGCCAAGTATGTGAGGATGGAGAGGAGGGTCGGCAACTTCATGAGGAAGTTTGTGCTGCCTGAGAATGCCAACACATATGCTATCTCTGTGGTTTGCTAG